In the Gloeomargarita sp. SKYB120 genome, one interval contains:
- a CDS encoding LON peptidase substrate-binding domain-containing protein: MSSLRELPVFPLPEVVLFPGCPLPLHIFEYRYRMMMATVLETDRRFGVLMWNPQEGRPVNVGCCAEILRYERLPDDRMLILTLGQQRFQVLKYLREKPFRVALVEWIEDQPPTEDLQPLADEVRQLLYDVVQLSAKLTDQDVSLPERYPTLPREFSYWVASNFQGAPLEQQALLEMQDTASRLRRESEILASTRSHLAARTALKEVFKDKTEPNL; the protein is encoded by the coding sequence ATGTCCAGCCTGCGCGAACTTCCTGTGTTCCCTCTGCCGGAGGTGGTCCTATTCCCCGGCTGTCCGCTGCCGCTGCATATCTTCGAGTACCGCTACCGGATGATGATGGCCACCGTCTTGGAAACCGACAGACGCTTTGGCGTGCTGATGTGGAACCCCCAGGAGGGGCGGCCGGTCAACGTCGGTTGCTGCGCTGAAATCCTGCGCTACGAGCGGCTCCCCGACGACCGGATGCTGATTCTCACCCTGGGACAGCAGCGGTTTCAGGTGTTGAAATACCTGCGAGAAAAACCCTTTCGGGTGGCGCTGGTGGAGTGGATCGAAGACCAACCGCCCACGGAGGATTTGCAGCCCCTGGCGGATGAAGTTAGACAACTCCTGTACGACGTTGTGCAACTTTCCGCCAAACTGACCGACCAGGACGTGAGCTTACCGGAGCGCTACCCCACCCTGCCGCGGGAGTTCTCCTACTGGGTGGCCAGCAACTTTCAAGGGGCGCCGCTGGAGCAACAAGCCCTGTTAGAAATGCAGGACACGGCCAGTCGGCTGCGTCGAGAATCGGAAATTTTAGCGTCCACTCGCAGTCATCTGGCCGCCCGCACTGCCCTCAAGGAGGTCTTCAAAGATAAGACAGAACCCAACCTGTGA
- a CDS encoding DUF760 domain-containing protein, translating into MPDLSEPRTNGLWEYVQSLPPEVVEQLSRPSSPEARQVMERNIIGLLGQLPAEHFHVQITVDRESLGRLLASAMISGYFLRNVEQRYALDHCLQESNPSGGANS; encoded by the coding sequence ATGCCCGACTTGAGCGAACCGCGCACCAACGGGTTGTGGGAATACGTCCAATCCCTGCCACCTGAGGTCGTCGAGCAACTGTCGCGTCCCAGCAGCCCAGAAGCTCGGCAGGTGATGGAGCGCAACATCATTGGTCTGTTGGGGCAATTGCCAGCGGAACACTTTCACGTGCAGATTACGGTGGACCGGGAGAGCTTGGGACGACTGCTGGCCTCGGCGATGATCAGCGGCTATTTCCTGCGCAACGTTGAGCAACGCTACGCCCTTGACCATTGCCTTCAGGAATCCAACCCCTCAGGCGGTGCAAACTCCTGA